In Pseudomonadota bacterium, the genomic stretch AACCTCGCAGATGCTGCCGGCGTCCATGCCGTGCGCATGCGACCCGTGCTGGTGCCCTTGCGGCTCTCCGCTGTTGCAGCTTGCCGAGCCAGCGATCAGAACGGCCAGCGCACACAGCGCCGGCGGGGTCGCGGCTCGCTTGCTGGGCGTTGATCGCATGCTGCACCTAACCTGCTCAGCGTCCTTTGTTGCGCAGGGTAGGAACACTATAGCACATGGAAGGTCAGTGCCCTACAACCGGCAAGCACTTCTCCGAGGGCCCTCCGGCCGCCTCTGGACGCTGCCATAAGATGGATGTCCTGTTCCTACCCCCCTGGCACTGGAGCTTGCCCCCTCCAGCTCGGCCACCATCGCACGACCGCAACCCTGTCCTCCGACCCGATACGGATATCGCGACCCGAATCCGAACCCCGGAACCCGGAAGCGGAAGCCGCGCCCGATCTCCGAACCCGACATCCGACATCCGCCTCCACATCGGCCCTCTGCCTCCGCCACCGACTCCAGCCTCGGGCTTGCCCCAAAAAAGCGCAGCTTCGGTCGCTCCCTGCGGCGAGGTAGCCAGCCCATGAGAACGCGACTGCTTGTTGGCCTGTTCTCGCTATCCGGCGCCTGCGGGTTGGTTTACGAGCTGGTCTGGCTGCGGCTTTTTGGGGCCTTCTTCGGTGTTACTCAGGTCGCTACGAGCGCCGTGATCGCAGCGTTCATGGGCGGGCTCGCGTTGGGCGCTCGCTGGTTTGCCGGACGGGCCGAGCGCGATCGGAATCCGCTTCGTCTGTACGCTTTGCTCGAGCTCGGCATCGGCCTGACGGCGCTCGCTCTGCCCCGGGCGGTCGGTCTGCTGGGACAGGGCTACGAGGCGATGGTACCGGCACTCGGCCTAAAGGGCCCATGGCTTGTGGCCCTGCGGTTCGTCTTGGCCGGAGCGGTCATGCTGGTGCCCACGACGCTGATGGGGGGCACCCTGCCGGCACTCACGCAGGCGCTCGCGCGTGCTTCCGCGCAGGTAGGAAGGGTCGCCGGACATCTGTACGCCGCAAACACGCTGGGCGCTGTGGCGGGCGTGCTTGCGGCAGGTTTGCTGCTCTTGCCCCGGTTCGGCGTAACGGCCACGCACAGCACCCTCGCGATCGCCAACCTGGCCATTGCCTTGGTGGCATGGCTGTTTTCCCGCCGCGCGACGGAGCTACCCGCACCGGCGGGCCGCGGGCAGCAGGATCGAGCCGCGGGCGCAAGGGCTGCAGCCTCTTCCCGGGAGCTTCCGGGGCCGCTCGTTAGGCGTCGGGTCGGAACAGCATCGCCAGGTCGACGTCGAAGCGACGATGCGATGCTGACCAGCCACCTTGGGGGGCCGCTAGCGCTCGCGGCGCTGAGCGGGTTCGTTGCGCTCGCGTACGAGCTCACCTGGCTACGTGTGCTGTCCTTCGTCACCTACGACAGCGTGTTCAGTTTTGCCTGCACGTTGTCCGTGTTCTTGCTTGGCATCGCCGGTGGCAGCGAGCTGTGCTCCCGCGGGCTCGCACGCACCCGGGTCCCGCTTCTTTGGTTCGCACGTTTTCAGGTGGCCCTTGCGATCTACGCCGCGCTTTGCCCACCGCTCTTCCGCTTGGTCGACACCCACCTCGCGCGGGAGTTCGACACGCAATATCTGGCCCAAGCCTCTTGGTTGACGGTTGCCGTCATCAAGCAACTGGCCCTCGGGGGTGCGCTGCTGCTGCTGCCAACCCTCCTGATGGGAGCCAGCCTGCCCTGCCTTCTACGCGTTCACGCAGAGCGCTCCCAGGGTGTTGCCGGCCCCACGGGACGAGTCTACGCAGCCAACACGTGGGGAGCGCTCGCCGGCGCGGTGCTGACCGGTCTGCTGCTGATACCGGCATGGGGAATCGCGAGGAGCTCCTTGCTCGCCGGCGTCGTCGGTCTGTCCGCAGCTTTGCTCGCACTACGCCTGCAAGGCGAGGACACCCAAGAGGGCCGACTTCGGTCCCGGTTGCGTCCGATCGCAACGAGCTGCGGTGTGGTATTGCTGTGCCTGGCGCCGGCGGCGCACGCGGGCTGGTTTCTGAAACAGCTGCCCGCGGGCCAGCGGATCGTCTTTCGGCAGGAGGACGCCAGCGGTCTGGTGGAGGTGATCCAGGCAAAGGACGGTCGGCGCACGCTGTTCACCAACCGCACCCATCGTTGGGGCGACACGTCACCAACCATGCTCCAGGCCATGCGAAGGCAAGGCTACTTGCCTTTGATGTTGCACCACAAACCCGCCCGGGTCCTCGAAGTCGGGTTGGGCACCGGGGTGAACCTGGTGCCCGCCCTGCTGCACCCCGAGGTGCAACGCCTCGATGTGGTGGAGATATCGACCGGCATCGTGGCGGCGGCGCGCTACTTCGACGAGCACAACCAGCATCTGCTGGACCATCCCAAGCTACAGCTGCACGTCGAAGACGGGCGCAGCTTCCTTCGCGTCACCAGACGACGCTTCGACGTCATGGTGCTCGGGATCTTCACGCCCTATCGCCCGAACTCGGGATACCTCTTCAGCCGCGAGCTGTATGAGCACTGCGCGCGCCGCTTGGCGCCGGCCGGCCTGCTGGTGCAGTGGCTGCCGCTCAACCAACTGAGCCCCAAGGCTCTACGCACCGTATTGGCTACCTTCAAGGCCGTCTTCCCGAGCCTCCACGTGTACGAGCGCGCGCACTACCTGGCCGTGGTGGGGTCGCTCGGGTCGGGTGCCCTGGCCTACAGCGAGCTCGCCGCACGCTTTCGGCTACCCTCGATCGGCTCCGACCTCGAGCGCTGGAACCTGGCTCGACCCGAAGGCTTTGTGGCGGCGCACTTGCTGGGACCGGCCGAAGTCGGCGCTTTTGCTGCCGGTGCACCGGTGAACAGCGAAAACCGGCTTGCAGTGGAGTTCAGCCGGCTGCGACTGCACGCGGGCAGCCGCTACGCTCAGGCGACGCAGCATCTCGAGCAGCTGCTAGCCTGGCGCACGCCCCATCGATCCTTGCTCGGCACCATGGGGCCGCAACAACGGCACCGCATGGAGCAGGCGTTCGCGGCGCGCGGTCATGCCCTGCGGGGCGCCATTCACGAGGTTCGCTCACAGCACCGGCTGGCGCTGGTCCAGTTCGCCAAAGCGCTGGCGCTGGACCCGAACGAAGAGATCGCGCGCAGCGAGATGCCCAAGTACGAGCGTGCCCTCAGAACGCTGCGCCAGCGCGCTGTACCCAGCGAAACGCCGACGCGACCCAGCGTCCCGGATCCGTAATCCCAGAAGAACCCGAATCAGCAGAGATTCGGTCGAAACCGGCAAGGAGAGCCGGCTCAGTCCCGTGGCTGCCCGTCGCTAGCTTCCGGCCCGCGCAGCTCTTGCAGCAGCTGCTGAATCTCCAGCGCGATCTCGAGCTCCGGGTTGGTTTCCAGATAACGCGTGAGGTAGTGAATCGATGCGTCGGTGTCTCCGCGCGCGTGGTGAGCCAGGCCGAGCAGGTACAGCGCGTCCTCGTCGTCGCTGTTTCTGGCCAGGATTTCGCGGCCCGCGCGAATGGCCTCGCCATAGCGGCCCAGCATGCGAAGCGTATGCCCAAGGTGCAGCAGCGCCCCGAGGTACGATGGCTTGAGCTCGAGAGCTTTGAGGAACGCCTTGAAGGCGCCAAGGTACTGCCCGCCCTCGAAATGGGCACACCCGAGGAAGAAGAACGCGTACTCGTTGTCCGGTTGCTCTAGGCTCAGCTGCTGGAGCACGGCAGCAGCCTCCGCTCGCAGGCCCTGCCGCAGCAGCTCGGCGCCCGGTTGCGCCGCCTCCCAAGCATCAACAGCCTCGTCCATTGGCACCCGCCGGCTCTCCTTGGGGCCCGCGGGCCCCAAGGGCTCGTGACCATAGCATGGGCTGGGCCAGCCTCGAGCGCTGGAGCGACCCGGGCTGCCGCCGTCTGGGTGCCGGGATCGGCCTTTTGCGGCGGTCGCCTTGCGCGCACCCGAAATCGCGTGCACACCTTCGCCAAGCAACAACACCCTGCCCGACGGGCGCACGTCCGTCGCTAGCGCGAGAGAGATTCGAGAATGTCGAGAAAGCTATTTGTGGGCGGCCTGAGCTGGGATACCGACGAGCGTGGACTGCGCACAGCCTTCGAACAGTTCGGAGAGCTGGAGTACGTCAAGGTCGTCCTTGACCGCGAGACAGGTCGTTCCCGAGGATTCGGCTTCGTAACCTTCGCCGACGATCAGGCTGGACAGCAGGCACTGGAGCAGATGGACGGCGCGGAGCTGGACGGACGCAACCTGCGGGTAAACGAGGCGCACGACCGCGCGGAACGCCCGCGCTACAGCGGTGGGCCGGATTCCGGCTACCAGCGGGGAGGTCCCGACCGAGGCAAGGGGCGGCGGCGCAGCGGCCGAACGCCTCGCTAGCCCGCCTCGGTCGCGAGCCGGGCGGCGGGGGAGCCAGTTGTGGACCGGGCACCCGGTTGCGGCGCCCGTCAGTCGCGGCGGTGATATGCGTGGCTCACCACGCACGGCGGCACGCACGATGGTATCGAGAACGATAATGCTCGTCCGTCGGACCCGAGACGCTGATGCCGGTTCAGGCTGCGACCGCGGTGTCCTTACGCTGCCGGCATCATCTCGGTAGGCACTGGCATGGGTACCAGCGGGCATGCGACGTGGGACTCTCAGCTTGCCGAGACGGTGCTGATCCTGGCGAGGGGTGTTGTCGCCGAGCTCGCGGCCGCGCTGACCTCGCCTACGAAACGCGTGTACTGGCTCTTCCTTGTCGGGAGCTTGGTGCTGGCGGTGGCATGCTACGTGCTGCGGCTGCGGGCCTCCCACGATCCCGGAACAAGGCGCAGCTTCACAGGTCTCCTTCGTTTCGTCTTGCGCCCGAGCCTATGGCTGCACCCCTCTGCCCGCTGCGACTACAAGCTCGGACTCGCAGGGTGCGTGCTGCGGCCCTTGCTCTTTGCGCCCCTGGCCGTGTCGGCTTGGCAGCTGGCGTGGTGGTTGTCGCGCTGGCTCGACAGCCACCTCGGCATCCCGGACGCTGGGCGGTGGCCCGTATCCGCGGTGGTCTGCCTGTATACGGTCGTGCTTTTCGTGGCCTGGGATCTGAGCCGCTATCTGCTTCACCGCCTGCTGCATCAGGTCCCACTGCTTTGGCAGCTACATCAGGTGCATCACTCGGCCGAAGTGCTGACGCCGTTCACGTTCTATCGCAGCCACCCCATCGAGAGCTGGCTCTATCAGGTGCGGGGAGCGCTCGTCACCGGTTGGGTGACAGGGCTGTTTTTTCACTGGTTCAGGGGGGAAGCGGTGCAGGTGGAGCTGCTGGGTGTCAATGCGCTGGGCTTCTGCCTGAATCTGGCCGGCGCCAACCTCCGCCATTCCCACGTATACCTGAGTTATGGCCCGTGGCTCGAACGCGTGCTTATCAGCCCTGCCCAGCACCAGCTGCACCACGCGCTCGGTCACCGGAGCGCGAACCGGAATCTCGGCAGCTGGTTGGCGTTGTGGGATTGGTGGTTTGGGTCGCTGGCGCTGGCGTCCGGCCCGCGCCCTTGGCGTTACGGCCTGCCGCGCGCCCTGCGCAATCACGCTCCCCATCGGCTGTGGTCGGCGCTGTTTGGACCGCTGGTGAGCATTGGCCGCCAACTTCGAGCCTGCATCGGTCACCAACTTCGAGGCGCCCCCTTGATGGACAGCCGCGTGTCCGAGGCGTCCCGTGATAACGGCCGATCCGCTACATCCCAACGAGCGAGAGCTGGCGGCGAGAGCTGGCTACCTTGCGCACCACGGGCACGGGGTATTCACCGCTGAAGCAAGCGTCGCAGTAGCCGCCCCCGCCGATGGCTTGATGCAGTCCCTCCAGACTCAGGTAGGCCAGGGAGTCGCAGGTCACGTAGTTGGCGATTTCTTGCTCCGTGTGGTTAGCGGCGATCAACTCGCTGCGCGACGGCGTATCGATGCCGTAGAAACACGGCCAAAGCGTGGGGGGCGAGCTGATCCTGAGGTGCACCTGCGTGGCCCCTGCGTCGCGAAGCATCTTCACGATCTTGCGGCTCGTCGTGCCGCGCACGATCGAGTCATCGACTACCGCCACGCGCTTGCCGGCGAGGACATGGCGCACCGGGCTCAGCTTGAGGCGAACACCGAAGTCGCGAATGGACGACTGGGGCTCGATGAAGGTACGTCCAACGTAGTGGCTGCGGATCAGCCCCGTTTCGAAAGGCTGACCGGACCGCTCCGCGAAGCCCATGGCTGCGGCGATCCCGCTGTCCGGCACCGGAATCACGATGTCGGCTTCCGCGGGTCGCTCGGCGGCCAGGGCACGGCCCAAACGCTTGCGCGCCGCGTACACGCTCACGCCACCCAGGGTCGAGTCCGGCCGGGCGAAGTAGACGTGCTCGAAAATGCACATCCGTGGCGAAGCCTCCCGAAACGGACGGCAGCTGTGCAGGCCTTCCGGTCCCACCACGACCATTTCGCCCGGCTCGACGTCGCGCAAGTATTCGGCCGCGATCAGCTCGAAGGCGGGGGGCTCCGAAGCGAACACGTGCGCGTTGTTGGCGCGCCCCAAGGCGAGCGGACGAAAACCGTGCGGGTCGCGGACCGCGATCAGCCGGTCGCCCGTCAAGAAGAGCATCGTGAACGCGCCTCGCACCTGGCGCAGGGCGTCGGCTACCCGATCCTCCGGGGTGGCCTCGCGCGAACGAGCGATCAGGTGGATCAAAACCTCGGTGTCGCAGCTGGACTGGAAGATCGAGCCTGCCGCCTCCAGTTGATCCCGAAGCTCGGACGCATTCGTCAGGTTGCCGTTGTGAACCACCGCGATCGAGCCGAGCGAGTAATCGACCGCAAGCGGCTGCGCATTCTTGACGTGCGTCTCGCCCGAGGTGGAATAGCGCACATGTCCGATGGCTTGCTCGCCGGGCAGCCGGTCCAGGATGCTCTGGGTGAAAGCCTCCTGGACCAGGCCAAGGGACCGGTGTAGATACAGACCACCGTCACTGGCCGTGGCGATGCCCGCGCTCTCCTGGCCGCGATGCTGAAGGGAATGAAGACCCAGGTACGCGAGATTCGCTGCTTCCGCGGACCCATGGACTCCAAAAACGCCGCACTGGTCGTGGAAATGGTCGTCGAAGGCGTCGGTCACTCAGACGATTCTCTAGCGCCCAATCGGCGACCCGCAAGCATCTTATCGCGCTGGACCCGCTCCGGCCCGGGCTGCGCAGCGGCGCTTTCCTCGGGCCCTGGGGCCGCCTGGCGAGGATAGCCCGGAAGATGACGACGCTGGTGCGCCCTATTGAAGCGATCGTGCCGCGTACCAGCGCCCACTTCGGTGGCAAGGCCACCCACCTGGCGGCGCTGGCGAGGGCCGGCTTCCCAGTACCCGCAGCGTATGCGCTACCCGGGGAGGCTGCCGAGCAGTTTTTTGCGCAGGCGCTGCCCGACAGTAAGCCCTCGAAGCTGTTCCTCGAAGGCCCCCCCCCTTCCGAGAGCGTGCTGGCGGGCTTGCGCGCAAAGGTGCTGCTAGCCGAAATCCCGGAGTCGCTGCGGGTGGAGTTGAAAAACGCGCTCGCCAACCTGCTCTCGAATGGAGCCGAAAGCGTTGCGGTGCGCTCGTCCTCGCTCGGCGAGGATCAGGATTACGCGTCAGCCGCGGGCATGCATACGACCTTTCTGCATTTGGCCACGGAGCAACAGGTTCTGGAAGCTGTCAGGGCCTGCTGGGCGAGCCTGCTGCATCCCAGGGTGGTCAGCTACATTCGTGGCCTCGGGGTCGATCCCAACGCCTCGATGGCGATCGTGGTGCAGGCGATGGTGCCGGCTGAAATCGCCGGGGTCCTGTTCACGGTCAACCCCCTGACCGGCGCCGCGGACGAAATGGTCCTCAACGCTGCCTACGGCTTGGGCAGCGGCGTCACGGATGGGCGCGTGTCGCCGGACACCTATCGCGTGCACAAGCGAACCGGATGGGTCCGAGACCGCATCATCGGCGCCAAAGCCGTGCGCGTGGTTGGAACACCGGGAAAAGGGATCGCAGACGAGCCCGTCAGCGAAGCGGAGGCGCGCCGCGAGGCGCTGGACGAGCACACGTTGCAGCAGCTGGTAGAGCTCGGCCGGCGCATCGAGCGGCACTTTGGCGATCCGCGCGACATCGAGTGGGCGATCGCGGGGGAGTCGATCTACGTGCTTCAGGCCAGACCCGTTACGGCCTTTGCCCCTCAGTGGGGCCACAAGAACGCTCGCACGACGAGCATCTCGGATGCCGATCCGGTGAGCGCTGTATGGTCCAACCTGAACGTCGGCGAAGCCCTGCCCGGTGTGGCCAGCCCGCTGACGTGGTCGGTACTGAGCAACTTCAGCGAAATCGGCTTTCGGAAAGCGCTGCGTTCCCTCGGCTGCTCGGTGCCGGACGACGCTGCTCTGGTCGGCAACTTCAGGGGTCGCATCTACCTGAACCTCAGCGAGCTGATCGCGATAGCCTCCCAAGTCCCTGGAGTCGACGCCAGGACCTTGAGCATGCTGGGTGTGGAAACGGAGCTCGAGCCCGTGCACGAAAGGCTCGACGAGCGCTCGTCCCTCAAGTTCCTTGTACGGCTTCC encodes the following:
- a CDS encoding fused MFS/spermidine synthase, whose amino-acid sequence is MRTRLLVGLFSLSGACGLVYELVWLRLFGAFFGVTQVATSAVIAAFMGGLALGARWFAGRAERDRNPLRLYALLELGIGLTALALPRAVGLLGQGYEAMVPALGLKGPWLVALRFVLAGAVMLVPTTLMGGTLPALTQALARASAQVGRVAGHLYAANTLGAVAGVLAAGLLLLPRFGVTATHSTLAIANLAIALVAWLFSRRATELPAPAGRGQQDRAAGARAAASSRELPGPLVRRRVGTASPGRRRSDDAMLTSHLGGPLALAALSGFVALAYELTWLRVLSFVTYDSVFSFACTLSVFLLGIAGGSELCSRGLARTRVPLLWFARFQVALAIYAALCPPLFRLVDTHLAREFDTQYLAQASWLTVAVIKQLALGGALLLLPTLLMGASLPCLLRVHAERSQGVAGPTGRVYAANTWGALAGAVLTGLLLIPAWGIARSSLLAGVVGLSAALLALRLQGEDTQEGRLRSRLRPIATSCGVVLLCLAPAAHAGWFLKQLPAGQRIVFRQEDASGLVEVIQAKDGRRTLFTNRTHRWGDTSPTMLQAMRRQGYLPLMLHHKPARVLEVGLGTGVNLVPALLHPEVQRLDVVEISTGIVAAARYFDEHNQHLLDHPKLQLHVEDGRSFLRVTRRRFDVMVLGIFTPYRPNSGYLFSRELYEHCARRLAPAGLLVQWLPLNQLSPKALRTVLATFKAVFPSLHVYERAHYLAVVGSLGSGALAYSELAARFRLPSIGSDLERWNLARPEGFVAAHLLGPAEVGAFAAGAPVNSENRLAVEFSRLRLHAGSRYAQATQHLEQLLAWRTPHRSLLGTMGPQQRHRMEQAFAARGHALRGAIHEVRSQHRLALVQFAKALALDPNEEIARSEMPKYERALRTLRQRAVPSETPTRPSVPDP
- a CDS encoding tetratricopeptide repeat protein; translated protein: MDEAVDAWEAAQPGAELLRQGLRAEAAAVLQQLSLEQPDNEYAFFFLGCAHFEGGQYLGAFKAFLKALELKPSYLGALLHLGHTLRMLGRYGEAIRAGREILARNSDDEDALYLLGLAHHARGDTDASIHYLTRYLETNPELEIALEIQQLLQELRGPEASDGQPRD
- a CDS encoding RNA-binding protein, with product MSRKLFVGGLSWDTDERGLRTAFEQFGELEYVKVVLDRETGRSRGFGFVTFADDQAGQQALEQMDGAELDGRNLRVNEAHDRAERPRYSGGPDSGYQRGGPDRGKGRRRSGRTPR
- a CDS encoding sterol desaturase family protein translates to MGTSGHATWDSQLAETVLILARGVVAELAAALTSPTKRVYWLFLVGSLVLAVACYVLRLRASHDPGTRRSFTGLLRFVLRPSLWLHPSARCDYKLGLAGCVLRPLLFAPLAVSAWQLAWWLSRWLDSHLGIPDAGRWPVSAVVCLYTVVLFVAWDLSRYLLHRLLHQVPLLWQLHQVHHSAEVLTPFTFYRSHPIESWLYQVRGALVTGWVTGLFFHWFRGEAVQVELLGVNALGFCLNLAGANLRHSHVYLSYGPWLERVLISPAQHQLHHALGHRSANRNLGSWLALWDWWFGSLALASGPRPWRYGLPRALRNHAPHRLWSALFGPLVSIGRQLRACIGHQLRGAPLMDSRVSEASRDNGRSATSQRARAGGESWLPCAPRARGIHR
- the purF gene encoding amidophosphoribosyltransferase — its product is MTDAFDDHFHDQCGVFGVHGSAEAANLAYLGLHSLQHRGQESAGIATASDGGLYLHRSLGLVQEAFTQSILDRLPGEQAIGHVRYSTSGETHVKNAQPLAVDYSLGSIAVVHNGNLTNASELRDQLEAAGSIFQSSCDTEVLIHLIARSREATPEDRVADALRQVRGAFTMLFLTGDRLIAVRDPHGFRPLALGRANNAHVFASEPPAFELIAAEYLRDVEPGEMVVVGPEGLHSCRPFREASPRMCIFEHVYFARPDSTLGGVSVYAARKRLGRALAAERPAEADIVIPVPDSGIAAAMGFAERSGQPFETGLIRSHYVGRTFIEPQSSIRDFGVRLKLSPVRHVLAGKRVAVVDDSIVRGTTSRKIVKMLRDAGATQVHLRISSPPTLWPCFYGIDTPSRSELIAANHTEQEIANYVTCDSLAYLSLEGLHQAIGGGGYCDACFSGEYPVPVVRKVASSRRQLSLVGM